One Panicum virgatum strain AP13 chromosome 3N, P.virgatum_v5, whole genome shotgun sequence DNA segment encodes these proteins:
- the LOC120665005 gene encoding secretory carrier-associated membrane protein 3-like isoform X1: protein MAGKHGRNGYDDDNVNPFAGGSVPPATNSRLSPLSHEPADFYNVDIPLDSTKDLKKKEKELQAMEAELNKRERELKRKEEAASRAGIVIEEKNWPPFFPLIHHNISNEIPIHLQRMQYLAFSSFLGLIACLFFNIIATTTAWIKGEGVIIWLLAIIYFISGAPGAYVLWYRPLYNAMRTESALKFGWFFLFYMIHIIFCVWAAVAPPFPFKGKSLAGILPAIDVISKSAIVGIFYFVGFGLFCLESLLSIAVIQQVYMYFRGSGKAAEMKREAARGALSSAF, encoded by the exons atggcggggAAGCACGGCCGCAACGGCTACGACGACGACAACGTCAACCCCTTCGCG GGAGGAAGTGTTCCACCAGCCACCAATTCTCGGCTCTCACCTCTATCGCATGAACCAGCTGATTTCTACAATGTAGATATTCCTCTTGATTCAACAAAG GATctgaagaaaaaggagaaagagCTCCAGGCTATGGAAGCTGAGCTAAACAAAAGAGAGAGG GAATTGAAAAGGAAGGAAGAGGCGGCATCCCGAG ctGGCATTGTGATAGAAGAGAAGAATTGGCCTCCCTTTTTCCCTCTCATCCACCACAACATTTCCAATGAGATACCTATCCATCTACAAAGGATGCAGTATCTTGCATTTTCGTCGTTTTTGG GATTGATAGCATGCCTATTTTTTAATATCATTGCAACTACAACAGCATGGATCAAAGGGGAAG GTGTAATCATCTGGTTGCTTGCCATTATCTACTTCATATCTGGTGCACCTGGGGCCTATGTGTTATGGTATCGCCCTCTTTATAATGCAATGAG AACTGAGAGTGCTTTGAAATTTGGGTGGTTTTTTCTGTTTTACATG ATTCATATTATCTTCTGTGTGTGGGCAGCTGTGGCTCCTCCCTTTCCTTTTAAAGGAAAATCCCTGGC TGGAATTTTGCCAGCAATTGATGTCATAAGCAAGAGTGCTATTGTTGGG ATATTTTACTTTGTTGGATTTGGCTTGTTCTGCCTTGAATCACTTCTGAGCATTGCTGTAATTCAG CAAGTATACATGTACTTCCGTGGGAGTGGAAAAGCCGCAGAGATGAAACGTGAGGCGGCACGTGGTGCTCTAAGTTCTGCCTTCTGA
- the LOC120665005 gene encoding secretory carrier-associated membrane protein 3-like isoform X2: MAGKHGRNGYDDDNVNPFAGGSVPPATNSRLSPLSHEPADFYNVDIPLDSTKDLKKKEKELQAMEAELNKRERELKRKEEAASRAGIVIEEKNWPPFFPLIHHNISNEIPIHLQRMQYLAFSSFLGLIACLFFNIIATTTAWIKGEGVIIWLLAIIYFISGAPGAYVLWYRPLYNAMRTESALKFGWFFLFYMIHIIFCVWAAVAPPFPFKGKSLAGILPAIDVISKSAIVGQVYMYFRGSGKAAEMKREAARGALSSAF, encoded by the exons atggcggggAAGCACGGCCGCAACGGCTACGACGACGACAACGTCAACCCCTTCGCG GGAGGAAGTGTTCCACCAGCCACCAATTCTCGGCTCTCACCTCTATCGCATGAACCAGCTGATTTCTACAATGTAGATATTCCTCTTGATTCAACAAAG GATctgaagaaaaaggagaaagagCTCCAGGCTATGGAAGCTGAGCTAAACAAAAGAGAGAGG GAATTGAAAAGGAAGGAAGAGGCGGCATCCCGAG ctGGCATTGTGATAGAAGAGAAGAATTGGCCTCCCTTTTTCCCTCTCATCCACCACAACATTTCCAATGAGATACCTATCCATCTACAAAGGATGCAGTATCTTGCATTTTCGTCGTTTTTGG GATTGATAGCATGCCTATTTTTTAATATCATTGCAACTACAACAGCATGGATCAAAGGGGAAG GTGTAATCATCTGGTTGCTTGCCATTATCTACTTCATATCTGGTGCACCTGGGGCCTATGTGTTATGGTATCGCCCTCTTTATAATGCAATGAG AACTGAGAGTGCTTTGAAATTTGGGTGGTTTTTTCTGTTTTACATG ATTCATATTATCTTCTGTGTGTGGGCAGCTGTGGCTCCTCCCTTTCCTTTTAAAGGAAAATCCCTGGC TGGAATTTTGCCAGCAATTGATGTCATAAGCAAGAGTGCTATTGTTGGG CAAGTATACATGTACTTCCGTGGGAGTGGAAAAGCCGCAGAGATGAAACGTGAGGCGGCACGTGGTGCTCTAAGTTCTGCCTTCTGA